The following proteins are co-located in the Cryptococcus neoformans var. grubii H99 chromosome 1, complete sequence genome:
- a CDS encoding ATP-dependent RNA helicase SUB2 — protein MSRPDEEELVDYDEAAEEILPPAPAAETNGDKADGDKKGSYVGIHSTGFRDFLLKPELLRAISDLGFEHPSEVQQECIPQAILGTDVLCQAKSGMGKTAVFVLAALQQIEPVDGEVSIIILCHTRELAYQIKNEFTRFSKFMTNVRTGVFYGGTPISADQEILANKEKCPHIVVGTPGRTMALVRDKKLNASKVKHFVLDECDKMLEQLDMRRDVQEIFRATPHHKQVMMFSATLSKDIRATCKKFMQSPLEIYVDDETKLTLHGLQQFYLKLEEREKNRKLNDLLDNLEFNQVCIFVKSVQRATQLDALLQECNFPSICIHSGLQQAERISRFQQFKAFEKRILVATDIFGRGIDVERVNVVINYDAPSDADSYLHRVGRAGRFGTKGLAISFVSSDADQEVLQKIQERFTVAIPTLPETVDPATYMTS, from the exons ATGTCCCGAcccgacgaagaagaactcGTTGACTACGATGAGGCCGCTGAGGAGATCCTgccccccgcccccgctGCCGAGACTAATGGCGACAAGGCGGATGGTGATAAGAAGGGTTCTTATGTCGGTATTCACTCCACCGGTTTCAG AGATTTTCTTTTGAAGCCCGAGCTCCTCCGAGCCATCTCTGATCTCGGTTTCGAGCATCCCTCTGAAG TTCAGCAGGAATGTATTCCCCAGGCCATCCTCGGTACAGATGTTCTGTGTCAAGCTAAGTCTGGTATGGGTAAGACGGCCGTGTTTGTGCTTGCTGCCTTGCAACAGAT CGAACCCGTCGATGGCGAGGTTTCTATCATCATTCTCTGTCATACTCGAGAGCTTGCCTATCAGATCAAGAATGAGTTTACTCGTTTCTCCAAGTTCATGACCAATGTCCGAACTGGTGTCTTCTACGGTGGTACCCCCATCTCTGCCGACCAGGAGATCCTTGCCAACAAGGAAAAGTGCCCTCACATCGTTGTTGGTACCCCTGGCCGAACTATGGCCCTCGTCCGTGACAAGAAGCTCAACGCAAGTAAGGTCAAGCACTTTGTTCTTGACGAGTGCGACAAGATGCTCGAACAACTTG ATATGCGACGAGACGTTCAGGAAATCTTCCGAGCTACACCTCACCACAAGCAGGTGATGATGTTCTCCGCCACCCTTTCCAAGGACATCCGAGCTACTTGCAAAAAGTTTATGCAAAGC CCCCTCGAAATTTACGTCGATGACGAGACCAAGTTGACCCTCCACGGTCTTCAACAATTCTACCTCAAGCtcgaggagagggagaagaacagGAAGCTCAACGACTTGTTGGACAACCTCGAATTCAACCAGGTCTGCATCTTTGTCAAGTCTGTTCAGCGTGCTACTCAGCTCGACGCTCTCTTGCAAGAGTGCAACTTCCCTTCCATCTGTATCCACTCTGGTCTTCAACAAGCCGAGCG AATCTCTCGATTCCAGCAGTTCAAGGCTTTTGAGAAGCGAATCCTCGTTGCTACCGACATCTTTGGTCGAGGTATCGATGTCGAGCGAGTGAACGTTGTCATCAACTAT GACGCACCCTCGGATGCCGACTCTTATCTCCACCGAGTTGGTCGTGCTGGTCGATTCGGTACCAAGGGTCTTGCCATCTCCTTTGTCTCTAGCGACGCCGACCAAGAGGTCCTTCAAAAGATCCAGGAGCGATTCACGGTTGCCATCCCCACTTTGCCCGAGACTGTCGACCCCGCCACTTACATGACTTCGTAA
- a CDS encoding serine palmitoyltransferase yields MSPPQPVPTEIPASLLPLLGALSSLFYTLQTLFHKVPGSPIIVRYIKSSYQNDPWRSLLEVLLVAFALRTLLKGRTRGDEEGKNFIKLTEKEIDELVDDFQPQPLIDEPAEIDSFTLESVPVIHGPNGARVKLAPTGKTVLNMAIPDWVGFVEDDKMKEVAIDTLKEYGVGTCGPSGFYGTIDVHQQFEARVAEFLGTESAIIYSQSFALISSVIPAFAKRGDIIVADRGVNFAIHKGLQLSRCQIKWYAHGDMKDLERVLQNVDKERKRKGAKLTKMFIVAEGIFENDGMMLDLPKVIELKKKYKYRLILDESQSFGMIGQHGRGITEYYDIPAAEVDILLGSMANGLATGGGFCAGSKVVCVHQRINSSASVFSASLPSLLATTATHAVNVLASQPQLMSALQTNIAIFRQQLARLEPSEEGDKPNKDAIISIPSHTSSALIHIFLLNPPPTMEEEETLLQDVVDEALNSHGVLVTRARRLRGQEIFEPEPSLKIYISAVWSKKEVEKAGQGLRSALVKVIGKKK; encoded by the exons ATGTCGCCCCCGCAGCCCGTCCCCACAGAAATACCGGCGTcgctcctccccctcctcggcgcgctctcctccctcttctacACCCTCCAGACCCTCTTCCACAAGGTCCCCGGCTCCCCCATCATCGTCCGCTACATCAAGTCGTCCTACCAGAACGACCCATGGAGAAGTTTGCTAGAGGTCTTGCTCGTGGCGTTTGCTTTGCGGACGTTGTTGAAGGGCAGGACGAGGGGCGAtgaggaaggcaagaacTTTATCAAGCTTACAGAAAAG gAAATTGACGAGCTCGTGGACGACTTTCAACCACAGCCTCTTATCGATGAGCCTGCAGAGATCGACTCATTTACGCTGGAGAGTGTCCCCGTCATCCATGGTCCTAACGGTGCCCGTGTAAAACTCGCTCCTACTGGCAAGACT GTCCTGAACATGGCCATCCCTGATTGGGTTGGAtttgttgaagatgacaagatgaaggaggttgCCATCGACACCCTCAAGGAATACGGTGTGGGTACTTGTGGTCCTTCAGGCTTCTATGGTACCATCG ACGTGCACCAGCAATTCGAAGCGCGCGTTGCCGAATTCCTTGGTACCGAATCCGCCATCATCTATTCCCAGTCGTTCgctctcatctcttccgtCATCCCGGCCTTTGCCAAGCGAGGCGACATTATTGTTGCCGACCGCGGTGTTAACTTTGCCATTCACAAGGGTCTTCAGCTTTCTCGATGCCAGATTAAATGGTATGCCCACGGCGATATGAAGGATCTTGAACGTGTCTTGCAGAATGTCGACAAAGAAAGGAAGCGCAAGGGCGCCAAGTTGACCAAGATGTTTATCGTTGCTGAAGGTATCTTTGAGAATGACGGCATGATGCTTGACCTGCCTAAAGTC ATTGAGCTCAAGAAAAAGTACAAATACCGGCTCATCCTCGACGAGTCTCAGTCTTTTGGAATGATCGGTCAGCACGGTAGAGGTATTACCGAATACTATGACATTCCC GCTGCTGAGGTCGACATTCTTCTTGGTTCCATGGCCAACGGTCTTGCCACTGGTGGTGGTTTCTGTGCTGGCTCCAAGGTCGTCTGTGTTCATCAACGTATCAACTCATCCGCATCTGTTTTCTCTGCCTCTCTCCCCTCTTTGCTCGCTACCACTGCAACCCACGCAGTCAACGTTCTCGCTTCTCAGCCACAGCTCATGTCTGCTCTTCAAACGAATATTGCCATCTTCCGCCAACAGCTTGCCCGCCTTGAACCTAGTGAGGAGGGTGACAAGCCCAACAAGGacgccatcatctccattccttcccACACCTCTTCTGCACTCATACACATTTTCTTGCTCAATCCTCCACCgacgatggaggaggaagaaacgCTGTTGCAAGATGTTGTAGACGAAGCTCTCAACTCTCATGGCGTGCTTGTCACCCGTGCTAGACGCTTGAGAGGACAAGAGATCTTTGAACCTGAACCCAGTTTAAAAATTTATATCAGTGCTGTGTggagcaagaaggaagtggaAAAGGCTGGACAGGGATTAAGATCGGCGCTTGTCAAAGTCATTGGCA AGAAAAAATAA
- a CDS encoding succinyl-CoA synthetase beta subunit has translation MIRGFKQARAAVKPLKTVSQQKRNLSIHEYQSVQLLNSYGIPTPKALPAFSAAEAESVAKSFGKDELVIKAQVLAGGRGKGHFDSGFQGGVQMVDSPAQAKEYADKMLGHKLITKQTGAAGRICNAVMLAERMPPQKEYYAAVLNDRTTGGPVLVTSSQGGMNIEDVAKETPDAIITTPLDFDNGIGHAEALELAKKLGFKEDAQKNAADVFGKLYTIFKEKDSTQIEINPLAELSNGQVLCMDAKFGFDDNADFRQKDVFKLRDTTQEDAQEVEAAEYGLNFIKLDGDIGCLVNGAGLAMATMDVLNLHGGSPANFLDVGGGATADAVKKAFELLLTSKNVKSIFVNIFGGIMRCDVIAEGIIKATKELHLEIPLVVRLQGTKEEEAKQMIRESGLKIFPFDGLDEAAAKAVEAARA, from the exons ATGATCCGAGGATTCAAGCAAGCCCGTGCCGCTGTCAAG CCCCTCAAGACCGTTTCtcagcagaagaggaaccTCTCCATCCACGAGTACCAGTCTGTCCAGCTTCTGAACTCT TATGGTATCCCCACACCCAAGGCTCTCCCTGCCTTCTCCGCCGCCGAAGCTGAGAGCGTTGCTAAGAGTTTCG GCAAGGACGAGCTTGTAATCAAGGCTCAAGTGTTGGCTGGTGGCCGAGGGAAGGGTCACTTTGACTCTGGTTTCCAGGGCGGTGTGCAGATGGTTGACTC TCCCGCTCAGGCCAAGGAGTACGCCGACAAGATGCTTGGCCACAAGCTCATCACCAAGCAAACTGGTGCCGCCGGCCGAATCTGTAACGCCGTCATGCTCGCCGAGCGAATGCCCCCACAAAAAGAGTACTACGCCGCTGTCCTCAACGACCGAACCACCGGTGGCCCCGTGCTCGTCACCTCCAGCCAGGGCGGTATGAACATTGAGGACGTTGCCAAGGAGACTCCCGAtgccatcatcaccacaCCCTTGGACTTTGACAACGGTATCGGCCACGCGGAGGCTTTGGAGCTTGCAAAGAAGCTTGGGTTTAAGGAGGACGCCCAGAAGAACGCCGCGGACGTCTTTGGCAAGTTGTacaccatcttcaaggagaaggactCTACCCAGATTGAGATCAACCCTTTGGCTGAGTTGAGCAACGGCCAGGTTCTCTG TATGGACGCCAAGTTTGGTTTCGACGACAACGCCGACTTCCGACAGAAGGATGTCTTCAAGCTCCGAGACACCACCCAGGAGGACGCTCAGGAGGTCGAGGCTGCCGAGTACGGTCTCAACTTTATCAAGCTTGACGGTGACATTGGCTGTCTCGTTAACGGTGCCGGCCTTGCCATGGCTACCATGGACGTCCTTAACCTCCACGGTGGTTCTCCCGCCAACTTC CTTGACGTTGGCGGTGGTGCTACTGCTGATGCCGTCAAGAAGGCTTTCGAGCTCCTCTTGACTTCCAAGAACGTCAAGTCTATCTTTGTAAACATCT TTGGTGGTATTATGCGATGCGACGTCATTGCCGAGGGTATCATCAAGGCTACCAAGGAGCTCCACCTCGAGATTCCTCTTGTCGTCAGGTTACAGGGtaccaaggaagaagaggctaaGCAGATGATCAGGGAGTCTGGTTTGAAGATCTTCCCCTTCG ACGGTTTGGATGAAGCTGCTGCCAAGGCTGTTGAAGCCGCACGAGCTTAA
- a CDS encoding alpha 1,6-mannosyltransferase: MDDPEKGISHTSTPTTTAPPTRLSSPFLQHVSFAHNPNLHPQPQHSSSLPHIGLRRRRLISQIIIALGILSVVGWVVLGRYEMRDVIGAIGPEGERQQRPHDAPIPGVVLGTNGKPMPFPDIEPTEPTDVQESSQSLPTPQEGGKGDEEGFTFAEKMAKLAHISPQKWGLDLSSSKLLNGLELWPSNRPINKSTEALSVLGHFADDVYNYGPDTIGEYRKHLRAFINAGWPKEFKEVLTKGLDRFTRSGEGPVDGEGGYWDWDREKYVWQTDKDLRHAESEEVASWKDWRMDFEGWKWDLLTDDDANKWVKKNLEGTKIQEVWDNLPHGILRADTLRYLLLLLRGGIYSDTDTVLLKSPSHWGQNARLWNDGEGWLAEDQKKRLEEGAQINEVLGRPSVIVGLEADVGDREDWYDWWPRPIQMVQWTMASTPSHPIALSAVLRILHSTATAVSWAHENARVVNILKDQGRYEDAQNLASVSVLNEPKKGGPIGVMAWTGPGVWTDAVLNYLRVKYGVQWVDFKGIQEPLRVGDVVILPVTGFSPGVGNFGAQHRTHRQAMVEHRFAGSWKNE, from the exons ATGGACGACCCTGAGAAAGGCATTTCGCACACATCGACGCCCACGACCACAGCTCCACCAACTCGCCTTTCGTCTCCCTTCCTGCAACATGTCTCTTTCGCCCACAACCCCAATCTCCACCCGCAGCCTCAGcactcttcatccctaCCCCATATAGGTCTGCGGAGACGCAGATTAATATCCCAAATCATCATTGCTTTAGGAATATTAAGCGTTGTTGGATGGGTGGTACTGGGAAGATATGAGATGCGAGACGTCATAGGTGCCATTGGTCCCGAAG gagaaagacaACAACGTCCTCACGACGCACCCATACCTGGTGTGGTGCTAGGTACCAACGGAAAACCTATGCCGTTCCCCGATATCGAGCCGACAGAACCTACGGACGTCCAGGAAAGTTCGCAGTCTCTACCTACTCCACAAGAAGGAGGCAAAggcgatgaggaagggttCACTTTCGCAGAAAAAATGGCAAAGCTCGCCCATATATCACCGCAAAAATGGGGTCTCgatctttcatcttcaaaatTATTAAACGGCCTTGAACTCTGGCCATCTAATCGACCGATCAACAAATCGACTGAAGCGCTCTCTGTTCTGGGACACTTTGCAGATGACGTCTACAACTATGGACCGGACACGATTGGAGAGTATAGAAAACATCTACGGGCGTTTATCAACGCTGGATGGCCGAAAGAGTTCAAGGAGGTTTTGACAAAGGGTTTGGACAGGTTCACGAGAAGTGGCGAAGGGCCAGTGGACGGGGAAGGGGGATATTGGGATTGGGATAGGGAAAAATATGTGTGGCAGACCGACAAGGATTTGAGGCACGCGGAGAGTGAAGAAGTGGCGAGCTGGAAGGATTGGAGGATGGATTTTGAAGGCTGGAAATGGGATCTTTTGACTGATGA CGATGCTAATAAATGGGTCAAGAAGAATTTGGAAGGAACCAAAATTCAAGAAGTATGGGATAACCTTCCCCACGGTATCTTACGTGCCGATACATTACGTTAtctacttcttctccttcgaGGAGGGATTTACTCTGACACGGATACTGTCCTTCTCAAATCACCGTCACACTGGGGTCAGAATGCCCGACTGTGGAATGACGGTGAGGGGTGGTTGGCTGAggatcagaagaagaggttggaagagggagcTCAGATTAACGAGGTGCTTGGAAGGCCGAGTGTAATTGTTGGTTTAGAGGCGGATGTTGGGGATAGAGAAGATTGGTATGATTGGTGGCCTCGGCCC ATACAAATGGTTCAATGGACAATGGCTTCAACTCCCTCCCATCCAATCGCGCTGAGCGCCGTCCTTCGCATTCTCCATTCTACCGCCACTGCCGTTTCTTGGGCACATGAAAACGCACGTGTTgtcaacatcctcaaagacCAAGGTCGCTACGAGGACGCCCAAAATCTTGCATCTGTCTCCGTTCTAAATGAACCCAAGAAGGGAGGGCCGATAGGCGTGATGGCTTGGACAGGGCCTGGAGTGTGGACAGATGCGGTCTTGAATTATCTTAGAGTCAAGTATGGGGTACAGTGGGTGGATTTCAAGGGGATACAAGAGCCTCTGCGAGTTGGAGATGTTGTCATCTTACCTG TAACTGGTTTCTCACCTGGAGTGGGCAACTTTGGCGCCCAGCATCGTACCC ACCGCCAAGCGATGGTTGAACATAGATTTGCTGGTAGTTGGAAAAACGAATAG
- a CDS encoding imidazoleglycerol phosphate synthase, cyclase subunit has translation MAATQLPIPEVGQPKGHSPQSKPKLYILDYGAGNVRSLANSINKLGYEFEWIKDESDFDKAEKLIFPGVGSFAQATSSLRNSGLHSHLLKYIASGKPYFGICIGMQVLFSSSSESPESEGLGVVPFAITEFKVEDNYKGGNGRKSVPHMGWNKAWKAWKSEGDEKETETLMVDDDYYFVHSYAALLSDPSASTPPKEVADFAYTLSRYGSETFISSIRRDNVFAVQFHPEKSGPAGLDMLKRWLDAPVDILSSSPSNPASTSVGKTWQPINPSPLRAKGTGLTNRIVACLDVRSNDAGDLVVTKGDQYDVREKSSDNAVRNLGKPVELAQRYYLSGADEVAFLNITSFRSSALLDQPMLDVVRAAAETVFVPLTIGGGIKDTTDPDGTFHPALEVAGAYFRSGADKVSIGSEAVIAVEEMLEREARGEPALTGKTGIETISKGYGRQAVVVSIDPKRVYVDTSAPGWLESFPAKHRASLIIGDNATSRTAPQEKGKAWWYQCTISGGRAVRDIDVVQLAQGVERLGAGEILLNSVDRDGSGQGFDLDLVKLVKNAVGIPVVSSSGAGSPADFEEVFRETGTEAALAAGIFHRGEVGIDEVKGWLEDKEMAVRRTALPTV, from the exons ATGGCCGCCACCCAACTCCCCATTCCAGAAGTAGGCCAGCCTAAAGGTCACTCCCCGCAGTCAAAACCCAAGCTCTATATCCTCGATTACGGAGCAGGAAACGTTCGAAG TCTGGCAAATTCTATAAACAAGCTTGGATACGAGTTTGAATGGATCAAGGATGAGAGCGACTTTGACAAGGCTGAG aaactcatcttcccaGGTGTTGGTTCTTTCGCCCAAGCCACCAGTTCTCTTCGAAATTCTGGTCTCCACTCCCACCTTCTCAAGTACATCGCCTCCGGAAAGCCCTATTTTGGTATTTGCATCGGCATGCAagtcctcttctcctcttcctctgaatCACCCGAGTCTGAAGGATTGGGGGTCGTGCCTTTCGCCATTACTGAATTCAAGGTGGAGGACAACTACAAGGGTGGTAACGGAAGAAAGAGTGTACCTCACATGGGATGGAacaaggcttggaaggCATGGAAGtctgaaggagatgagaaggaaaCAGAGACTTTGATGGTAGATGATGATTACTACTTTGTTCACTCCTACGCCGCTCTCCTCTCCGACCCATCTGCCTCTACTCCTCCCAAGGAAGTCGCCGACTTTGCCTACACACTCTCAAGATACGGTTCTGAGACTTTTATCTCTTCTATACGGCGTGATAATGTCTTTGCCGTGCAGTTTCACCCCGAGAAAAGTGGTCCTGCTGGTCTCGACATGTTGAAAAGGTGGCTCGACGCCCCTGTCGAcattctttcctcttccccttccaacCCTGCTTCTACCTCTGTCGGCAAAACATGGCAACCCATCAAcccctctcctctccgcGCCAAGGGCACCGGTTTGACCAATCGTATCGTCGCATGTCTTGATGTCCGTTCTAACGATGCTGGTGACCTCGTCGTCACCAAGGGTGACCAATACGACGTGCGTGAAAAGTCTTCTGACAATGCAGTGAGAAATTTGGGAAAGCCTGTCGAATTGGCTCAAAGGTATTACCTCTCAGGTGCAGACGAAGTCGCGTTCCTCAACATCACCAGCTTCCGATCTTCTGCTCTACTCGATCAGCCTATGCTCGACGTTGTCAGGGCTGCCGCAGAAACCGTCTTTGTGCCTCTTACCATTGGTGGCGGTATCAAGGACACTACCGACCCGGATGGTACCTTCCACCCTGCTCTAGAAGTCGCCGGTGCCTACTTCCGTTCAGGAGCTGACAAGGTCTCCATTGGTAGCGAGGCCGTCATCGCTGTTGAGGAGATGCTTGAGCGTGAAGCTCGAGGTGAACCTGCCTTGACTGGAAAGACTGGTATCGagaccatctccaaaggTTACGGACGACAAGCCGTCGTTGTCTCCATTGACCCCAAACGAGTTTACGTCGACACTTCTGCCCCCGGCTGGCTTGAATCCTTCCCCGCCAAGCACCGAGCGAGCTTGATCATTGGTGACAATGCTACCTCCCGTACCGCTCCtcaagaaaaaggcaaagcttGGTGGTACCAATGCACCATCTCTGGCGGTCGTGCCGTGCGAGATATCGATGTCGTTCAGCTTGCTCAGGGTGTCGAGCGTCTCGGTGCGGGTGAGATTTTGCTCAACTCTGTGGACAGGGACGGTTCCGGTCAAGGTTTTGACCTTGATCTCGTCAAGCTCGTGAAGAATGCGGTTGGTATCCCCGTggtttcttcctctggaGCCGGAAGTCCTGCAGACTTTGAGGAGGTGTTCAGGGAGACTGGTACGGAAGCGGCGTTGGCGGCTGGTATCTTCCACAGGGGTGAAGTTGGAATTGACGAGGTTAAGGGATGGTTGGAAGACAAGGAAATGGCTGTCAGGAGGACGGCGTTGCCGACCGTGTAG
- a CDS encoding HAL protein kinase, translating into MLSSNPSIPLSSIDFADNEGRRLSLVTAEGRKMLTPHDGLPSPGNLSPVAGGTPTENGSDFGEGADIADERSRQMRYSDDDESTLNTVDVEQPVGAMHHRLSKVPSRGGIWHPDPRWDESATSRRGSPAARPIDGEQFFAAHNKTFPPNLAFTPAVATPSSTSLKTTSPAPEAQEPQPRAQTAPSSPHQSPTATRQPSKHHHPLHDLRRFLNHTLGGRDKHANDHHHETSGPSTPGSPSMNAATPAIQRRGSGFSGLAGAGGGMTNAQATPAHSRHDKDHGAHTTHLMGFIRHHHRDNDGEKSHSSLASFFGHGDKKDKKKREKGHTPVESAAGSAAPSRTQTLQMTGAESPRSAAGSPRMTPADASGYATPKNASEYPGVPHPVVALTHPSLHEATHAALSKKYGKWGKVLGSGAGGTVRLIKGSSKTGGTLYAVKEFRPRRQGETEKEYQRKVTAEFCVGVTLRHVNVIETVDIVNDHNHFYEIMEYAPYDLFSVVMSGKMSRPEIYCVFRQIVDGVNYLHSMGLAHRDLKLDNCVMTSENIVKLIDFGTATVFHYPGKHQIPATGVVGSDPYLAPEVLSKSQYDPRLTDVWSCAIIFMCMILRRFPWKIPDYKTDMSFRLYVNTHPELCIKPPVPTPAPSLANGNEGGHTKAGGPHGLLPDGSSSLPFRSGSNISGETAVDTHRGSPDSPPRNGHLQGSPTSSSSGEAQLAQLHLRDDNNEKHKDLSDLTFPRRSDSIVSVPASRYATKGGLAPAQPKRQGTLPPSRLAVTEEHRGRNRAVSSPTSQPSTPALDHRGNPINAAVAGSAGTEKKESTPERRAETQAKRERAASISSTRTFKSGGAESIFRLLPRESRSAILRMLAVEPSIRCTLSDLLIGSGKDKMMCPCGSEDCSGSVAQPPSEITGISPNEEDDGDEWVKNIDCCSHHVGRPSNHQHIKVVPEEKPKRKLFH; encoded by the exons ATGCTATCCTCCAATCCTTCGATCCCCCTCTCTTCTATCGATTTTGCCGATAACGAAGGCCGTCGACTCTCGCTCGTTACGGCCGAAGGCCGCAAGATGCTCACTCCTCACGACGGTCTTCCATCGCCGGGCAACTTGTCACCGGTCGCCGGCGGGACACCGACTGAGAATGGGAGTGATTTTGGGGAAGGTGCTGATATCGCGGACGAGCGCTCAAGGCAGATGAGGTATtcggatgatgacgaaagTACTCTTAATACGGTGGACGTGGAGCAGCCTGTCGGAGCGATGCATCACAGGTTGTCCAAGGTACCCAGTAGAGGAGGTATCTGGCATCCGGATCCCAGATGG GACGAAAGCGCAACCAGCCGTAGAGGGTCACCTGCTGCTCGACCCATCGACGGCGAACAATTTTTTGCTGCCCATAACAAGACCTTTCCTCCTAACCTCGCCTTTACTCCTGCAGTTGCcactccttcttcgacgTCACTCAAGACAACATCTCCGGCACCCGAAGCACAAGAGCCTCAACCTCGTGCTCAAACCGCGCCGTCTAGTCCTCATCAATCTCCTACAGCAACAAGGCAACCTTCAAAGCATCACCATCCCTTGCATGATTTGCGACGGTTCCTGAACCATACATTGGGTGGACGAGATAAGCATGCTAATGATCATCACCATGAAACTTCTGGACCGTCAACGCCGGGCTCGCCTTCAATGAACGCTGCTACGCCTGCCATACAGCGTCGTGGTAGTGGTTTCAGCGGCTTGGCAGGTGCCGGAGGCGGCATGACGAATGCCCAAGCCACCCctgctcactctcgtcaTGACAAAGATCATGGCGCGCACACCACCCATCTTATGGGCTTTATACGTCATCACCACAGAGATAACGATGGTGAGAAGTCACACTCTTCTCTTGCGTCATTCTTTGGACATGGTgacaagaaggacaagaagaaaagggaaaaggggcACACTCCTGTGGAGAGTGCGGCGGGCAGCGCGGCTCCTAGTAGGACCCAGACGTTGCAGATGACTGGTGCCGAAAGCCCCAGATCCGCTGCTGGTAGTCCCAGAATGACTCCCGCGGATGCGTCCGGTTACGCCACTCCCAAGAACGCCTCTGAATACCCCGGTGTGCCCCATCCTGTCGTCGCGCTGACTCACCCATCTCTCCACGAAGCCACTCACGCTGCTCTCTCTAAAAAATATGGTAAATGGGGCAAGGTTCTCGGCAGTGGTGCGGGCGGTACTGTGCGTTTGATCAAGGGAAGCTCCAAGACTGGCGGAACTTTGTACGCGGTCAAGGAATTTAGGccaagaaggcaaggagaaaCGGAAAAGGAGTATCAGCGAAAGGTTACCGCAGAGTTTTGTGTGGGTGTGACGTTGAGGCACGTGAATGTGATTGAGACCGTGGATATTGTTAATGACCACAATCATTTCTACGAG ATCATGGAGTACGCACCTTATGACTTGTTCTCTGTTGTCATGTCTGGCAAGATGTCTCGTCCGGAAATCTATTGTGTCTTCCGCCAGATTGTCGACGGTGTCAACTACCTTCATTCGATGGGTCTTGCTCACCGAGATCTGAAGCTTGATAACTGTGTCATGACTTCTGAAAACATTGTCAAACTCATTGATTTCGGTACGGCCACTGTTTTCCACTACCCGGGCAAGCACCAAATTCCGGCGACTGGTGTTGTCGGCTCTGATCCTTATTTGGCGCCTGAGGTTCTCAGCAAGAGCCAGTACGATCCACGATTGACCGATGTCTGGTCTtgcgccatcatcttcatgtgCATGATTCTCCGTCGATTCCCTTGGAAGATCCCCGATTACAAGACGGACATGTCTTTCAGACTCTATGTAAACACCCATCCTGAACTTTGTATAAAGCCTCCCGTGCCTACCCCTGCACCAAGCCTTGCTAACGGGAATGAGGGCGGGCATACCAAGGCCGGCGGCCCTCATGGGCTTCTGCCTGATGGTTCTAGCTCTCTGCCTTTCAGGTCCGGGTCCAACATCAGCGGAGAAACCGCCGTTGACACGCACAGGGGATCGCCCGACTCGCCTCCAAGAAACGGCCATCTCCAAGGCTCTCCTACGAGCTCATCTTCCGGTGAGGCTCAGCTTGCTCAGCTTCATCTCCGTGATGACAACAACGAGAAGCACAAGGATCTTTCAGACCTCACCTTCCCCAGGAGAAGTGATTCTATTGTTTCTGTGCCCGCGAGCAGGTACGCCACCAAGGGCGGGCTTGCGCCTGCTCAGCCCAagaggcaaggtacttTGCCTCCTTCCAGATTGGCCGTGACGGAAGAGCATAGGGGAAGGAACAGGGCTGTATCTAGCCCCACTAGCCAGCCCTCTACTCCTGCACTCGACCACCGAGGCAACCCAATCAATGCCGCAGTTGCCGGTAGCGCCGGcacagagaagaaggaaagtaCGCCAGAGCGTAGAGCGGAGACTCAAGCCAAACGGGAACGTGCGGCCAgcatctcttccacccgTACTTtcaaaagtggaggtgCTGAATCCATTttccgccttcttcctcgagAGTCCCGTTCGGCGATTTTGCGCATGCTCGCCGTTGAACCTTCAATCCGATGCACTCTTTCGGATCTGCTCATTGGCTCAGGGAAGGATAAGATGATGTGCCCATGTGGGTCTGAAGATTGTTCGGGCAGCGTGGCGCAGCCCCCTTCAGAGATTACGGGTATTAGTCcgaatgaggaagatgatggagatgagtGGGTGAAGAATATTGACTGTTGTTCGCATCATGTGGGGAGACCATCAAATCATCAGCATATCAAGGTGGTGCCGGAAGAAAAGCCAAAGAGGAAGTTGTTCCATTGA